Proteins encoded within one genomic window of Anopheles gambiae chromosome 3, idAnoGambNW_F1_1, whole genome shotgun sequence:
- the LOC133393195 gene encoding uncharacterized protein LOC133393195, translating to MVPNRCIYYLTVAVHVVLVLVALWKVLLQENLCSQLLEQYDGMLVSGGATATKQLWLLGLRLLQLVDVQTVLLHGSSILLSNRFFHDPYSRHLNGMSHLWSVLTCCCMLTNLLAMLLFFRFISITYSTVQDSLYGGLEMYQFDSVWSDFWNHLQTHSQCCGVRNHTDWTGMLWETPEKEDQFRRLLLPDGGQTPALVPISCCRKQHHHCTGAQRINLGVTELLRTAALDGTSIINHTGCFASVQNSLASTVRLISTLDVILCSMQFGTIFLMRILFIANRNFQSNSAI from the exons ATGGTTCCCAATCGTTGTATTTACTATCTAACAGTCGCCGTACACGTTGTGCTTGTGCTCGTTGCCCTTTGGAAGGTATTGCTGCAGGAAAACCTTTGCTCGCAACTACTGGAGCAGTACGATGGCATGCTGGTTAGTGGTGGTGCAACTGCTACAAAGCAGCTCTGGTTACTGGGCCTACGTTTGCTGCAGCTTGTCGACGTACAGACCGTGCTGCTGCACGGCTCCTCCATCCTACTATCGAACCGGTTCTTTCACGATCCCTACAGTCGTCATCTGAACGGAATGTCCCACCTGTGGAGCGTGCTAACGTGCTGCTGTATGCTCACGAACCTCCTCGcaatgctgttgttttttcgtttcatCAGCATCACCTACAGTACGGTACAGGATTCACTGTACGGTGGTCTGGAGATGTATCAGTTTGACAGTGTTTGGAGTGATTTTTGGAACCATCTACAAACCCATTCTCAGTGCTGCGGCGTGCGAAACCACACCGACTGGACGGGAATGTTGTGGGAAACGCCGGAAAAGGAAGATCAATTTAGAAG GCTACTGCTGCCAGACGGAGGCCAGACTCCCGCGCTAGTTCCAATTAGCTGCTGCCGGAAGCAACATCATCACTGTACGGGCGCGCAGCGTATCAATCTCGGCGTAACGGAGCTATTACGCACCGCCGCCCTAGATGGCACGAGCATCATCAATCATACGGGCTGTTTCGCTTCGGTGCAGAATAGTCTGGCAAGCACTGTACGGTTGATCAGTACGCTGGATGTGATTCTTTGCTCGATGCAG TTTGGTACAATATTTTTGATGAGAATTTTATTCATTGCTAATCGAAACTTTCAATCGAATTCGGCGATATAA
- the LOC1271357 gene encoding sulfotransferase 1A3 — MNKPDCSNSWQLCFGRFGSSMSFEYTEITDPLFVENKGQTGEDDYIMVRAKLYSHVPIKIPNWTPQAHCYTTLFKQYEQELLEAEVYPDDVWVISYPKSGTTWTQEMVWLICNDLNFEAARAESLQIRFPFLEVSLIHPTDTSSFERAKNTPRPRFIKTHLPVSMLPKRYWEVKPKTIHIRRNPKSVAVSYFFHSQGIHYRGSMDTFLRSFVREHQFYSPYHAHVIEYHELQDCDNILYLSFEEMKHYLPSVVRKVCEFFGKTYSKPELELLYQHLSFKSMRDNPTVNYKSRDPTKKGEQFIRKGEAEGWKKELTPEQIQLLDEWTKEKVPNQEQRKLFE; from the exons ATGAACAAACCCGATTGCAGCAATAGTTGGCAGTTGTGCTTTGGACGCTTCGGAAGCAGCATGTCGTTTGAATATACGGAAATAACGGATCCACTGTTCGTGGAGAACAAGGGACAAACGGGAGAGGATGACTACATCATGGTGCGTGCGAAACTGTACAGTCATGTGCCGATTAAGATTCCCAACTGGACGCCACAGGCTCACTGCTACACAACTCT GTTTAAGCAGTACGAGCAGGAACTCCTTGAAGCGGAAGTGTACCCAGATGATGTGTGGGTCATTTCCTATCCGAAGAGTGGAACGACCTGGACTCAAGAGATGGTTTGGCTGATCTGTAACGATCTTAACTTTGAAGCAGCGCGAGCAGAATCTTTACAAATCCGCTTCCCTTTTCTGGA AGTTAGTTTAATACATCCCACTGATACGAGTTCATTTGAGCGTGCAAAAAATACACCACGTCCTCGCTTCATCAAGACGCATCTTCCAGTGTCCATGCTACCGAAGCGCTACTGGGAAGTCAAACCCAAAACCATACACATCCGACGCAACCCAAAGTCGGTGGCCGTTTCGTACTTCTTTCACTCGCAGGGCATCCATTACCGTGGCTCGATGGATACCTTTCTGCGATCGTTTGTTCGTGAGCATCAGTTTTACTCACCGTACCATGCGCACGTGATCGAGTACCATGAGCTACAAGATTGCGATAACATCCTATACCTTTCCTTCGAAGAGATGAAACACTATCTGCCATCGGTCGTGAGGAAGGTGTGTGAGTTTTTCGGCAAAACGTACAGCAAGCCGGAGCTGGAACTGCTGTACCAGCACCTTTCCTTTAAGTCGATGCGTGACAATCCAACTGTCAACTATAAAAGCCGAGATCCAACGAAGAAAGGGGAGCAATTTATTCGAAAAGGTGAAGCAGAAGGCTGGAAGAAGGAACTGACACCTGAGCAGATCCAACTGCTCGATGAGTGGACCAAGGAAAAGGTTCCTAATCAAGAGCAGAGGAAATTGTTTGAATGA